In Rosa chinensis cultivar Old Blush chromosome 1, RchiOBHm-V2, whole genome shotgun sequence, a genomic segment contains:
- the LOC112194022 gene encoding chlorophyll a-b binding protein 6A, chloroplastic yields the protein MASNTLMSCGIATTAFPSVLSSSKSKFATAVQLPSVGVNASSRFSMSADWMPGQPRPPYLDGSAPGDFGFDPLRLGEVPENLERFKESELIHCRWAMLAVPGILVPEALGLGNWVKAQEWAAIPGGQATYLGNPVPWGTLPTILVIEFLSIAFVEHQRSMEKDPEKKKYPGGAFDPLGYSKDPKKFEEYKVKEIKNGRLALLAFVGFVVQQSAYPGTGPLENLATHLADPWHNNIGDVIIPKGI from the exons ATGGCTTCTAACACTTTGATGAgctgtggcattgccaccacagCCTTCCCTTCAGTCCTATCTTCCTCCAAGTCTAAATTCGCCACTGCAGTCCAGCTCCCTAGTGTTGGTGTCAATGCCTCCTCCAGGTTCTCCATGTCAGCCGACTGGATGCCCGGCCAGCCCCGGCCTCCTTATCTTGATGGATCCGCTCCAGG TGACTTTGGATTCGACCCGCTTAGACTAGGAGAAGTACCAGAGAACTTAGAGAGGTTCAAGGAATCTGAACTCATTCACTGCAGATGGGCTATGCTTGCTGTT CCAGGAATTCTAGTACCAGAAGCATTGGGGTTGGGGAACTGGGTAAAGGCACAAGAATGGGCAGCAATTCCAGGAGGCCAAGCCACTTACCTAGGCAATCCAGTTCCATGGGGGACTTTGCCTACAATATTGGTCATCGAGTTCCTCTCCATTGCTTTCGTAGAGCACCAACGCAGCATGGAAAAGGACCCGGAGAAGAAGAAGTACCCCGGTGGAGCTTTTGACCCCTTGGGTTACTCCAAGGACCCTAAGAAGTTCGAGGAATACAAAGTCAAAGAGATCAAAAATG GTCGGCTCGCATTGTTGGCTTTCGTGGGATTCGTAGTTCAACAATCGGCGTACCCTGGCACCGGACCATTGGAGAATTTGGCTACTCACTTGGCTGACCCATGGCACAACAACATTGGGGATGTCATTATCCCCAAAGGGATTTGA
- the LOC112182419 gene encoding uncharacterized protein slr1919, with the protein MATAAAAAALVLKPSCVMRRPRGAKATTYKSKRAIKGRALWDFGHFGQVVSKDVEFLKRRIGGGFEWANKTLRIPEVFKAIDDVVWLRNLEEPYAPPLPEARWPQPSYPEFTGVDLFMADLKALEAYALYFYYLSKSWSKPLPEVYDPESVADYFSCRPHVVTLRLLEVVSSFAFAAIRIRTSGIKKYLRPSSGDDYESLSQYNIGMVLKETVLNLGPTFIKVGQSLSTRPDIIGAEISQPLSELHDQIPPFSRDVAMKIIEEELGSPAESLYSYISEKPEAAASFGQVYRARTHDGLDVAVKVQRPNLRHIVVRDIYILRLGLGLLQKIAKRKGDLRLYADELGKGFVGELDYTLEAANASKFLEVHSSYPFMRVPKVFQSLSGKRVLTMEWIVGESPTDLLSVSSGSSTDDSSTYTERQRLDSKRRLLDLVRKGVEAVLVQLLETGLLHADPHPGNLRYTSSGQIGFLDFGLLCQMEKRHQYAMLASIVHIVNGDWASLVQCLTEMDVVRPGTNIRRVTMDLEYDLGEVEFRDGVPDVKFSRVLGKIWSLAFKYHFRMPPYYSLVLRSLASFEGLAVAGDRNFKTFEAAYPYVVRKLLTENSAATRKILHSVVFNKKKEFQWQKLGLFLKVGATRKGLNGSIASKLDTSHDYLPTRDNGEIDAANLVLKLLPSKDGVVLRRLLMTADGASLIQAMASKEAKLFRHQFCRFVADILHQWMLETFVRGITTVHYSSNLRVASEPDNKELGPSSRLSTPIYDYRSVLRDRRLKVIFSNIINSARKNPVLMLRFCWTSFVMSVVALALASHRVLISFSEAYLGPISFASKQYAIP; encoded by the exons ATGGCGACGGCGGCTGCGGCTGCGGCGCTGGTTCTCAAGCCGTCGTGCGTGATGCGACGGCCGAGGGGAGCCAAAGCGACGACGTACAAGAGTAAGCGAGCAATAAAGGGACGAGCTTTGTGGGATTTCGGGCACTTCGGTCAGGTGGTCAGCAAGGATGTGGAGTTTTTGAAGCGGAGGATTGGTGGAGGATTTGAGTGGGCGAATAAGACTCTTCGGATTCCGGAGGTGTTCAAGGCCATCGACGACGTCGTTTGGCTTCGTAACCTCGAAGAACCCTATGCCCCTCCCTTGCCGGAGGCGCGTTGGCCTCAACCTTCCTATCCAG AATTCACTGGTGTCGATCTATTCATGGCGGATCTCAAAGCGTTAGAGGCATATGCTCTTTACTTTTATTATCTTTCTAAGAGTTGGTCCAAGCCGCTTCCTGAAGTCTATGATCCAGAAAGTGTTGCTGATTATTTCAGTTGCAGGCCTCACGTAGTCACCCTTAGACTTCTTGAG GTAGTTTCCTCCTTTGCTTTTGCTGCAATCAGAATTCGGACATCTGGGATCAAAAAGTATTTACGACCAAGTTCGGGTGATGATTATGAAAGCTTATCACAATACAATATTGGAATGGTGTTAAAAGAAACGGTGCTAAATCTGGGTCCCACTTTTATCAAAG TTGGCCAGTCCCTTTCCACCAGACCAGACATTATTGGTGCTGAAATTTCCCAG CCATTGTCTGAGCTGCATGATCAAATCCCTCCTTTTTCCAGGGATGTGGCGATGAAAATTATCGAAGAAGAATTAGGATCTCCTGCTGAGTCACTCTATAGCTACATTTCTGAGAAACCTGAGGCAGCGGCATCTTTTGGTCAG GTCTACCGTGCACGTACTCATGATGGACTGGATGTTGCTGTTAAAGTTCAACGTCCTAACTTGCGTCATATTGTAGTGCGCGATATATACATTCTTCGCCTGGGG CTTGGACTATTGCAAAAGATAGCAAAGAGAAAAGGTGATCTCCGCCTATATGCCGATGAGCTTGGGAAAGGTTTTGTTGGAGAACTGGATTATACTTTAGAAGCTGCAAATGCTTCCAAGTTTCTG GAAGTTCATTCCTCCTATCCGTTCATGCGTGTGCCAAAAGTATTCCAAAGTTTAAGTGGAAAGAGAGTTCTGACAATGGAGTGGATTGTTGGTGAGAGTCCAACCGACTTATTGTCTGTATCTTCTGGAAGCTCTACAGATGATAGCTCTACATATACAGAGAGGCAAAGATTAGATTCCAAAAGGCGTCTCCTTGATCTG GTCAGGAAAGGGGTGGAGGCAGTACTAGTTCAGCTCCTCGAAACAGGATTATTGCATGCTGATCCACATCCTGGGAACCTTCGTTACACATCTTCAGGACAAATAGG GTTTTTGGATTTTGGCCTGCTTTGTCAGATGGAAAAGAGGCATCAATATGCTATGCTTGCATCTATTGTCCACATTGTAAATGGAGATTGGGCATCCCTTGTCCAATGTTTGACTGAAATGGATGTTGTAAGACCAGGGACTAATATCAGACGTGTAACAATG GATCTGGAATATGACTTGGGGGAGGTAGAATTCAGAGATGGAGTTCCTGATGTGAAGTTCAGCAGG GTTTTGGGTAAGATCTGGTCCCTAGCCTTCAAGTATCATTTTCGCATGCCACCCTACTACTCGCTTGTTCTACGTTCTCTTGCTTCCTTTGAAG GATTAGCCGTCGCTGGAGATAGAAATTTTAAGACATTTGAAGCTGCATACCCTTATGTCGTTCGGAAACTACTTACTGAAAACTCAGCTGCCACAAGGAAAATTTTGCATTCG GTAGTTTTTAACAAAAAGAAGGAGTTCCAGTGGCAAAAGCTTGGTCTTTTCTTAAAAGTAGGCGCAACTAG GAAAGGTTTGAATGGGAGTATAGCATCAAAACTCGACACTTCTCATGATTATTTACCAACAAGAGACAATGGTGAAATTGATGCTGCAAACTTGGTCCTGAAGCTTTTACCATCTAAAGATGGTGTTGTGCTGAGAAGACTCTTGATGACTGCA GATGGAGCTTCATTGATCCAAGCAATGGCATCCAAGGAAGCAAAGCTTTTCCGCCACCAATTTTGCAGGTTTGTTGCAGACATTTTGCATCAATGGATGCTTGAAACGTTTGTGCGGGGCATTACGACAGTTCATTATAGCTCTAATTTGAGAGTGGCAAGTGAACCTGACAACAAAGAACTAGGTCCATCTTCCAGACTATCTACTCCAATTTATGATTATCGCTCTGTCCTCAGAGATCGACGGCTCAAAGTGATTTTCTCAAACATAATAAACTCTGCAAGGAAAAATCCAGTACTGATGCTGAGGTTCTGTTGGACTTCCTTTGTTATGTCTGTTGTGGCTTTAGCTTTGGCTTCTCATCGTGTTCTAATATCCTTCTCTGAAGCTTACTTGGGCCCGATATCTTTTGCTTCGAAACAGTATGCGATCCCATGA